The window TATTGAACGGCGGCGCCGATCTCAGAGTGATTCAAGAATTGTTGGGACACGCGAGCCTCTCGACGACCCAGCGCTATACGCACGTGAATCTGGATCAGCTCACGGCGGTCTACGACCGCGCTCATCCGAGAGCGTAAGGGACAAGTCAGAAGGATGAAGGCGAAAGGATGAAGGTCGGACAAAATTTTATCCTTCATCCCTCATCCTTCAGCCTTTAGAAGCTATGTTTCACGGGACAACGATATTGGCGGTGCGGCACAAGGGAAAAGTCGTGATGGTGGGCGACGGACAGGTGAGCCTCGGCCAGACGGTGATGAAGCACACGGCGCGGAAGGTGCGCAAGCTCTATCACGACAAGGTCATCGCCGGCTTCGCCGGCGCGACGGCGGACGCCTTCACCTTGTTCGAAAAATTCGAGGCCAAATTGGAGCAGTTCAACGGCAACTTGAAGCGCGCGGCGGTCGAGCTGGCGAAGGACTGGCGCACCGACCGCGTGCTGCGCCGGCTCGACGCGCTCTTGATCGTTGCGGACGTGGAGAATTCTCTGGTAGTGTCGGGAGCCGGAGACGTGGTCGAGCCGGACGACGGCGCGATCGCGATCGGTTCGGGCGGAAACTACGCGCTGGCCGCCGCGCGGGTCTTGCTCAAGCACACGTCGCTCGACACGCGCGCGATCGCCGAAGAGGCGATGCACCAGGCGGCGGAGATATGCGTTTACACCAACAGTCAGTTATCCTTTGAAGAATTACCATGAACTGCGCCAAAGAATTTAGCGATCTATGAAGGATCTACGGACGGAAAAATTAGCCGACGCCACGCCGCCCTCCTCACCGGCGCCGGTCATGACGCCGCGCGAGATCGTCTCGGAGCTGGACCGGTATATCGTCGGGCAGAGAGACGCCAAGCGCGCGGTGGCGATCGCGCTGCGCAACCGCTGGCGGCGCCAGCTCGTGCCCGAGGATCTGCGGGAAGAAATTGCGCCGAAAAACATCATCATGATCGGGCCGACCGGCGTGGGCAAGACCGAGATCTCGCGCCGGCTCGCCAAGCTGGCGCAGGCGCCCTTCATCAAGGTCGAGGCGTCCAAGTTCACGGAAGTCGGCTACGTCGGGCGCGACGTGGAGTCGATCATCCGCGATCTGACGGAGCTCGCGGTCAGCATGGTGAAAGACGAGGAAAAACAAAAGGTCGAGATCCGCGCGCGCGAGCTGGCCGAGGAGAAGATCCTCGATATTCTGCTGCCGCCGCTCCAGATCGGAAAGCACGAGGGCGACGACGCCGACAGCGTGCGGGCCGCCGGCACGAGAGAGAAGCTCAAGAAGATGCTCCGCGAAGGGAAGCTCGACGAGCGCTTCGTCGACATCGAGATGAGCCAGACGGTCATGCCGATGATCGAGATCATGACGCCTCAAGGGATGGAGGGCATGGAGTTCAATCTGAAAGAGATGTTCTCCAATCTCATGCCCAAGCGGACCAAGAAAAGGACCGTCAAAATTCCCGAGGCGCTGGAGATTCTCACGCAAGAGGAAGCGGGCAAGCTGATCGACATGGACAAAGTGATCGCGGAGGCGGTCCGACGGGTCGAGCAATCGGGGATCGTCTTCATCGACGAGATCGACAAGATCGCCGGCCGCGAATCGGCCCACGGGCCGGATGTATCGCGCGAAGGCGTGCAGCGCGACCTGCTGCCGATCGTCGAAGGCTCGACGGTGAACACCAAGTACGGCATGATCAAGACCGATCACATTCTGTTCATCGCCTCGGGCGCTTTCCACAGCGCCAAGCCGTCGGACTTGATTCCGGAATTCCAGGGGCGGTTTCCGATCCGCGTCGAGCTGGGTTCGCTCGGCAAAGACGAGTTCGTCCGCATCCTCACCGAACCGAAAAACGCTCTCATCAAGCAGTACACGGCGCTGCTGGAAACCGAGAGCGTGCGCCTCACGTTTCGCGACGACGCGATCGTGGAAATCTCCCGGATCGCCGCGGAGGTGAACGAAAGGACGGAAAATATCGGCGCGCGCCGCCTGCACACGATCATGGAGCGCTTGTTGGACGAGGTCTCGTACTCGGCGCCGGAGATGCGCGGCAAGGAAGTCGCGATCGACGCCCAGTACGTCCGCGACCGGTTGAACCCGATCCTCAAGGACGAGGACCTCTCGCGCTATATTCTGTAGGTGCGCTGATGGAACGCTATATCGGTAAGGCCGAAGTCTTGATGGAGGCGCTGCCCTTCATCCGGCGCTTTTACGGC of the Candidatus Binatia bacterium genome contains:
- the hslU gene encoding ATP-dependent protease ATPase subunit HslU, with the translated sequence MTPREIVSELDRYIVGQRDAKRAVAIALRNRWRRQLVPEDLREEIAPKNIIMIGPTGVGKTEISRRLAKLAQAPFIKVEASKFTEVGYVGRDVESIIRDLTELAVSMVKDEEKQKVEIRARELAEEKILDILLPPLQIGKHEGDDADSVRAAGTREKLKKMLREGKLDERFVDIEMSQTVMPMIEIMTPQGMEGMEFNLKEMFSNLMPKRTKKRTVKIPEALEILTQEEAGKLIDMDKVIAEAVRRVEQSGIVFIDEIDKIAGRESAHGPDVSREGVQRDLLPIVEGSTVNTKYGMIKTDHILFIASGAFHSAKPSDLIPEFQGRFPIRVELGSLGKDEFVRILTEPKNALIKQYTALLETESVRLTFRDDAIVEISRIAAEVNERTENIGARRLHTIMERLLDEVSYSAPEMRGKEVAIDAQYVRDRLNPILKDEDLSRYIL
- the hslV gene encoding ATP-dependent protease subunit HslV, with the translated sequence MFHGTTILAVRHKGKVVMVGDGQVSLGQTVMKHTARKVRKLYHDKVIAGFAGATADAFTLFEKFEAKLEQFNGNLKRAAVELAKDWRTDRVLRRLDALLIVADVENSLVVSGAGDVVEPDDGAIAIGSGGNYALAAARVLLKHTSLDTRAIAEEAMHQAAEICVYTNSQLSFEELP